In Dehalococcoidia bacterium, one DNA window encodes the following:
- the ftsZ gene encoding cell division protein FtsZ — protein sequence MTIEDKPAKKIPVKKKRKTQPKKSAAAGIVKGKLGVANITVVGVGGGGCNTVSRLLQERPVGVNFVCINTDAKALQALNGDGLIVLPIGESLTKGFGAGGDPKVGEQAALPVRAALRQVLSGSDIVFITSGMGGGTGTGAAPVVAEVAKKVGALTVAMVTLPFSWEGHKRMETALSGLSRLRENVDNMIFIYNDMMTKLAPEGATMQEAFKVADEAVTEGIMVVNEIANTPGDINVDLADVKAILGLPGNAMMSVGEGNGKDGAIIAADNAIKNHVSDLSISGAQGVLFTVKGGPKLTLGEVNSIGRRISQAVSRDATIFFGMSIKPEMQHRVRVTIIATGMPEKSRGMVA from the coding sequence ATGACGATTGAGGATAAACCCGCTAAAAAAATACCCGTCAAAAAGAAAAGGAAGACACAACCAAAGAAAAGTGCCGCAGCAGGAATTGTCAAAGGAAAGCTGGGCGTAGCGAACATCACTGTGGTGGGAGTAGGTGGGGGTGGCTGCAATACCGTGTCGCGCCTTCTTCAAGAACGGCCTGTTGGCGTGAACTTTGTTTGCATCAACACGGATGCCAAGGCGCTCCAGGCACTCAACGGAGACGGGCTTATCGTATTGCCCATTGGCGAATCCCTCACCAAAGGATTCGGCGCCGGGGGCGATCCCAAAGTCGGAGAACAAGCAGCTCTGCCTGTCCGCGCTGCGCTACGGCAGGTGCTCTCAGGCAGTGACATCGTATTTATCACCAGCGGCATGGGGGGAGGAACCGGAACCGGCGCCGCCCCCGTTGTGGCTGAGGTGGCCAAGAAAGTGGGTGCGCTAACGGTGGCCATGGTCACCCTGCCCTTCTCTTGGGAAGGCCACAAGCGAATGGAGACCGCACTCAGCGGACTTTCCAGATTGCGGGAAAATGTGGACAACATGATCTTCATTTATAACGACATGATGACCAAGCTCGCCCCTGAAGGAGCCACCATGCAAGAGGCCTTCAAGGTGGCTGATGAGGCCGTTACTGAGGGCATCATGGTAGTGAACGAGATCGCCAATACCCCTGGAGATATCAATGTAGACCTCGCAGATGTGAAAGCCATTCTGGGCCTTCCGGGCAACGCCATGATGTCCGTCGGAGAAGGCAATGGGAAAGACGGAGCCATCATAGCCGCCGATAATGCCATCAAAAACCATGTTAGCGACCTCTCCATCTCCGGCGCCCAGGGTGTTCTTTTCACGGTAAAAGGAGGGCCTAAACTCACGCTGGGTGAGGTCAACTCGATTGGTCGGCGCATCTCTCAAGCCGTAAGCCGGGATGCCACCATCTTCTTTGGCATGAGCATCAAGCCCGAGATGCAGCACAGAGTCAGAGTCACCATCATTGCCACCGGCATGCCGGAAAAATCCCGAGGGATGGTAGCCTGA